The Flavipsychrobacter sp. genome contains the following window.
TACGAATGGTGTTTACCAAAAGCTCCATCAAAGCATTCACTTCTTCTTGCGGTCTATTCCAATTCTCTGTAGAGAAAGCATATAACGTAAGGTAGGAGATACCCAACTCTGCACAACCATTCACAATCTCACGAACGCTGATAACACCTTCATGGTGGCCATAAACACGGTCTTGATTTCGCTCCTTTGCCCAACGACCATTACCATCCATTATAATGGCTATATGCTTTGGCAACTTGTTGCGATCAATAGATTGTAAAATATCCATAGATATTATTAGTACACATTTATATTTAAAAGGTGTGCAAAGGTACAAAAATAGCGGGTTGTACTAGGTATCAAAATATATAGAGTTTAGTTTAACTCGACTTTAACGGCAATTAGGGCTTTTTAACACCTTTATATATGATTAAATAGTTGATTTTAAGGGTTTAAAATTTTTATTTTCTCATATTTTTTGAATTATTTCACAGTACTATGGTTACAAATCTGAGTGATAAGAACTCTATTCTCTCCTGCTGGATCAACGAAATACGTAATGTAGAGATACAAACGGACAGAATGCGTTTCAGAAGAAATATGGAACGTATAGGCGAAATTGCCGCCTATGAGATCAGTAAAACATTGACTTACAAGGAAGTAACGGTGCAAACACCTCTTGGAGAGTCTTCTTCTCTAGAATTAGCCCAACAGCCTGTTTTAGCTACTATTTTGAGAGCTGGCTTACCTTTACACACAGGTTTGCTCAATTATTTTGACCATGCAGAGAATGCCTTTATTGCCGCTTATAGAAAGCACCATAAAGATGGCTCCTTCGAAATAGAGCAGGAATACCTCACAAGCCCTGATGTAACAGGAAAAGCACTCATAATAGCCGACCCCATGCTGGCTACAGGTTCTTCACTAGCTTTATCAATAAAAGCGCTAACAGATGCTGAGCAGCCTGAAAGCATACATGTAGTATCTGTAATAGCTAGTACTGTGGGTATTGAGTACTTAAAACGAAAATTTCCTGCCGCTAATTTATGGGTAGGCGCCATAGATGACGAACTGACAGCTAGAGGCTATATTGTGCCAGGGCTTGGGGATGCGGGCGACCTATCATATGGAGAAAAACGTCAATCGTAACCCCAACGTAAAGAATATAAGAACCTGTCTTGCATAATAAGATTATTTGGCTTATTTTGCCTAGCAGAAACATTAACTAAACATTTACTAAACGTTACCCAGATGAAGAAAATATTACTAGGAGTATGTGCAGCAATGGTATTTACAACTTCCGCTATAGCTCAAGATCCGCACTTTACTCAATATTTTGCATCACCACTTACTCTAAATCCTGCTTTGTCGGGCCTTACTCAGGGCGATTTACGCTTGGCAGCAAACTACCGTTCTCAATGGGGGTCAGTTTCTCCTAATCCGTATACAACAGGTACTATATCATACGACATGGCTATGATGAAAGGTAAGTTGAACAATGGCGATGCTATGGGTATCGGTGTTCTTGGCCTTTTCGACAGATCTGGTCTTGGTGGTCTGCAAAACATTACTGTTGGTTTATCATTCGCTTATCATAAAGCTTTAGGTTACGAAAAGCGTCATACACTATCTTTCGGTATACAAGGTGCCTTAGTTCAAAAATCAATTGACTTCTCTTCTCTTAAATTTGAAGATCAGTTTGACTTTGCTACTGGCGGTACTCCTTACACTACTGGTGAGAATGTGGGTAATGCCGATTTAACTTATCCTGATTTCAACGCAGGTTTAATGTACTCTGGTAGAGTAAGCGAGCATGCTACAGCTTATGTTGGTATCTCTTACTACCACCTTACTCAACCTGTTGAGTCTTTCTTGAATGGTAATCACAAAATACACTCTCGTTACACTGGTTACATCGGTGGTTCATTTGACTTGAATGAGAATGTAGTACTATATGCTAGTGGTCTATACCAAAGCCAAGCATCAGCAACAGAGGTTATGGCTGGAGCTGCAGTTGGTTTTGTTCTTAACCCTGGTCATGACAATGAGTTCTCTAAAAACACAGTACTTTATCTAGGTGGTTGGTACCGTTATGGTGATGC
Protein-coding sequences here:
- the upp gene encoding uracil phosphoribosyltransferase → MVTNLSDKNSILSCWINEIRNVEIQTDRMRFRRNMERIGEIAAYEISKTLTYKEVTVQTPLGESSSLELAQQPVLATILRAGLPLHTGLLNYFDHAENAFIAAYRKHHKDGSFEIEQEYLTSPDVTGKALIIADPMLATGSSLALSIKALTDAEQPESIHVVSVIASTVGIEYLKRKFPAANLWVGAIDDELTARGYIVPGLGDAGDLSYGEKRQS
- a CDS encoding PorP/SprF family type IX secretion system membrane protein, which produces MKKILLGVCAAMVFTTSAIAQDPHFTQYFASPLTLNPALSGLTQGDLRLAANYRSQWGSVSPNPYTTGTISYDMAMMKGKLNNGDAMGIGVLGLFDRSGLGGLQNITVGLSFAYHKALGYEKRHTLSFGIQGALVQKSIDFSSLKFEDQFDFATGGTPYTTGENVGNADLTYPDFNAGLMYSGRVSEHATAYVGISYYHLTQPVESFLNGNHKIHSRYTGYIGGSFDLNENVVLYASGLYQSQASATEVMAGAAVGFVLNPGHDNEFSKNTVLYLGGWYRYGDALSPYIAFEWSKMKLGVSYDANLSSFAPATGGNGGYEVSLIFNGAINKAAHKPTYNFACPKF